Proteins encoded by one window of Kribbella italica:
- the secF gene encoding protein translocase subunit SecF produces MSKLGNIGAKLHRGEVSYDFIGKRKVWFTVSLILVAVSVIGLAVRGLALGIEFKGGTEYQTSVKVTDSTIDDFTNAVKATNAQDLGDPVVTTVGSDKVRIQTRPLSQDDITKVRVAIADQAGVAENQVSTSQIGASWGDQIANKAVLALIVFLVLVFGVIWIYFREPKASMAAIIALLHDVLITVGVYALIGFDVTPATVIGVLTILGYSLYDTVVVFDKVRENTRGITGSNRFTYSDATNLAVNQTVVRSINTTLIALMPVGSILVVGTVVLGTGPLKDLSLALFVGIAVGAYSSVFIAPALLATFKEREPGMQALRRRVLAKRAQQSGSAAAAAAPAAALVGGGGTATAVRPQDRPKAGTPVPSSRPVKSTGAAGRPQPSRKPRSKRGK; encoded by the coding sequence ATGTCGAAGCTCGGAAACATCGGTGCGAAGCTGCACCGCGGTGAGGTCTCCTACGACTTCATCGGCAAGCGCAAGGTGTGGTTCACCGTCTCGCTGATCCTGGTCGCCGTCTCGGTGATCGGCCTGGCCGTCCGCGGCCTCGCGCTGGGCATCGAGTTCAAGGGCGGCACCGAGTACCAGACGTCGGTCAAGGTCACCGACAGCACCATCGACGACTTCACCAACGCGGTGAAGGCGACCAACGCCCAGGACCTCGGCGACCCGGTCGTCACCACGGTCGGCAGCGACAAGGTCCGGATCCAGACCCGGCCGCTGAGCCAGGACGACATCACCAAGGTCCGGGTCGCGATCGCCGACCAGGCAGGCGTCGCGGAGAACCAGGTCAGTACGTCGCAGATCGGCGCCTCCTGGGGTGACCAGATCGCGAACAAGGCCGTGCTCGCGCTGATCGTCTTCCTGGTCCTGGTCTTCGGAGTGATCTGGATCTACTTCCGCGAACCCAAGGCCTCGATGGCCGCGATCATCGCGCTGCTGCACGACGTCCTGATCACGGTCGGCGTTTACGCGCTGATCGGGTTCGACGTGACCCCGGCCACCGTGATCGGCGTCCTGACGATCCTCGGCTACTCGCTGTACGACACCGTCGTGGTCTTCGACAAGGTCCGCGAGAACACCCGCGGCATCACCGGCTCGAACCGCTTCACCTACAGCGACGCGACCAACCTGGCCGTCAACCAGACCGTCGTCCGGTCGATCAACACCACGCTGATCGCGCTGATGCCGGTCGGGTCGATCCTCGTCGTCGGCACGGTCGTGCTCGGCACCGGTCCGCTGAAGGACCTGTCGCTGGCGCTGTTCGTCGGCATCGCCGTCGGCGCGTACTCCTCGGTCTTCATCGCCCCGGCGCTGCTGGCCACCTTCAAGGAGCGCGAGCCGGGCATGCAGGCGCTGCGCCGCCGGGTGCTCGCCAAGCGGGCCCAGCAGAGCGGTTCGGCCGCTGCCGCCGCGGCTCCCGCCGCCGCGCTGGTCGGCGGCGGCGGCACGGCGACCGCCGTACGGCCTCAGGACCGGCCCAAGGCCGGTACGCCGGTGCCGTCGAGCCGCCCGGTGAAGTCGACCGGTGCGGCCGGCCGGCCGCAGCCGAGCCGTAAGCCGCGCTCCAAGCGCGGCAAGTGA